A window of the Megalopta genalis isolate 19385.01 chromosome 2, iyMegGena1_principal, whole genome shotgun sequence genome harbors these coding sequences:
- the Upf1 gene encoding upf1 RNA helicase isoform X2 — protein sequence MSVDAYGPSSQTLTFLDPEEADLIGADTQGSEFDFTDFTLPSPSQTQASQHDVVQSQSSQPVQVNGTSGGSSLDLKISGAAQSLAELQFEEEEEEAYYNRDLPDHACKYCGIHEASCVVMCNVCRKWFCNGRGNTSGSHIINHLVRAKHKEVTLHRDGPLGETVLECYSCAVRNVFVLGFIPAKADSVVVLLCRQPCAAQSSLKDMNWDQEQWKPLIEDRSFLAWLVKIPSEQEQLRARQISAQQINKLEELWRDNVDATFQDLEKPGVDEEPQQVLLRYEDGYQYQNIFGPLVKLEADYDKRLKESQTQENIEVRWDVGLNKKTIAYFMLAKTDGDMKLMHGDELRLRYLGELHKPWSGIGHVIKIPDNYGEEVGIELKNNSGAPTECISNFVVDFIWKSTSFDRMQLALRKFAVDDTSVSAYIYHRLLGHEVEEVLFRCHLPKHFSAPNLPDLNRSQVYAVKHAVQRPLSLIQGPPGTGKTVTSATIVYQLVKQNGGPVLVCAPSNTAVDQLTEKIHKSNLKVVRLCAKSREAIDSPVSFLALHNQIKNMETNTELQKLQQLKDETGELSSVDEKRYRLLKKAAEKELLEAADVICCTCVGAGDPRLHRLKFHSILIDESMQATEPECMVPVVLGAKQLILVGDHCQLGPVVMCKKAARAGLSQSLFERLVVLGIRPFRLEVQYRMHPDLSRFPSNFFYEGSLQNGVCADERKLLKIDFPWPAPDKPMFFYVTQGQEEIAGSGTSYLNRTEASNVEKIATRFLRCGVKPEQIGVITPYEGQRAYLVQYMQYQGSLHSKLYQEIEVASVDAFQGREKDIIIMSCVRSNEHQGIGFLNDPRRLNVALTRAKYGIIIVGNPKVLSKQPLWNHLLSFYKEQKVLVEGPLNNLKESMIQFAKPKKLVNAANPGSHFMSTSMYDAREALIPGSVYDRSGTQVNGTQNHNPYYQRNVPLDIFSRTHDTISYISPERAQAAMNNVPVPVGMFMNMAHVPPRFYNQHQQALQARQNQRNRRGTTLSKNKQGPRMGKLSQTEQNTQPYSQPGLPLTQGTTQGMSQPGFSLSQPGLSQAELSQDSFAVGEFQSQMDGLLSQDSTYQGDRSGFYQSGHSQAGGQFSQPY from the exons ATGAGCGTCGACGCGTACGGACCAAGCAGTCAAACCCTCACGTTCCTCGATCCGGAGGAAGCGGATCTAATCGGAGCGGACACGCAGGGCAGCGAATTTGATTTCACCGATTTTACCCTACCATCGCCGAGTCAGACGCAAGCTTCACAGCACGATGTTGTTCAAAGTCAATCCAGCCAGCCTGTACAG gTTAATGGAACGAGCGGCGGATCttccttggacttgaagatttCTGGAGCTGCGCAAAGCCTTGCTGAATTACAGttcgaagaggaggaggaggaagcaTATTATAATCGTGATTTACCAGACCATGCTTGTAAATACTGTGGAATTCATGAAGCATCTTGCGTTGTTATGTGCAATGTCTGCCGCAAATGGTTTTGTAATGGACGTGGTAATACATCCGGATCTCATATCATCAATCATCTTGTCAGAGCAAAGCATAAGGAAGTTACTCTGCACAG GGATGGCCCCCTGGGAGAAACAGTTCTGGAATGCTACTCTTGCGCTGTTAGAAATGTTTTTGTTCTTGGGTTTATCCCGGCAAAGGCAGACTCTGTTGTCGTCCTTCTGTGTAGGCAACCATGTGCGGCTCAAAGTTCCTTGAAAGATATGAATTG GGATCAGGAACAGTGGAAGCCTTTGATCGAAGATCGTAGTTTTTTGGCATGGCTGGTTAAGATTCCATCCGAACAAGAACAACTTCGTGCCCGACAAATTTCTGCACAGCAGATCAACAAATTGGAAGAATTATGGCGCGATAACGTAGACGCGACTTTCCAAGATCTAGAGAAACCTGGTGTGGATGAGGAACCGCAACAAGTGCTCCTACGTTACGAGGATGGTTACCAATATCAAAATATATTCGGTCCCCTGGTGAAGCTAGAAGCAGATTATGATAAACGCTTGAAGGAATCTCAAACGCAGGAGAACATCGAAGTTCGATGGGATGTTGGTTTGAACAAAAAGACCATAGCATACTTTATGCTTGCCAAAACTGACGGTGACATGAAATTGATGCATGGAGATGAATTAAGACTTCGCTACTTGGGCGAACTGCACAAGCCATGGTCAGGTATTGGACATGTGATAAAAATTCCTGACAATTACGGTGAGGAAGTTGGTAtagaattgaaaaataattctGGAGCACCAACGGAATGCATCAGTAATTTTGTTGTCGACTTCATTTGGAAGAGTACCAGCTTCGACCG AATGCAATTAGCGTTACGGAAATTTGCCGTGGATGATACTTCCGTATCCGCTTACATCTATCACAGATTATTGGGACACGAGGTGGAGGAGGTTCTGTTTCGTTGTCATTTGCCTAAGCACTTCAGCGCCCCTAATTTACCTGACTTGAATCGGTCTCAGGTATATGCCGTAAAGCATGCAGTCCAGAGACCATTGTCTTTAATTCAAGGACCACCTGGCACTGGCAAAACTGTGACTAGCGCAACGATAGTTTACCAATTGGTGAAGCAGAATGGTGGACCTGTCTTAGTGTGTGCTCCTTCCAACACAGCCGTAGACCAACTGACAGAGAAAATACATAAGTCGAACTTAAAAGTAGTGCGACTTTGCGCGAAATCGAGAGAAGCAATCGATTCGCCCGTAAGCTTTCTTGCTTTGCACAATCAGATAAAGAACATGGAGACGAACACCGAGTTACAGAAGTTACAACAATTGAAGGACGAAACAGGAGAGCTATCCAGTGTCGATGAGAAACGTTACAGGCTGCTGAAGAAAGCAGCTGAGAAAGAATTGTTGGAAGCAGCCGATGTAATTTGTTGTACTTGTGTGGGAGCAGGTGATCCAAGGCTGCATAGATTGAAATTCCATTCGATCCTAATTGACGAGAGTATGCAGGCAACGGAGCCTGAGTGCATGGTGCCAGTCGTGCTcggagctaaacaattgatcCTTGTTGGTGACCATTGCCAATTAGGACCAGTAGTAATGTGCAAAAAGGCCGCCAGAGCGGGCCTGTCGCAATCCCTGTTCGAGAGACTGGTCGTTCTTGGAATTAGACCTTTCCGTTTGGAGGTGCAGTACCGTATGCACCCAGATCTGTCGCGTTTCCCATCGAACTTCTTCTATGAGGGTTCTCTACAGAACGGTGTATGCGCCGATGAAAGAAAGTTGCTGAAGATCGACTTCCCCTGGCCTGCGCCAGACAAACCTATGTTCTTCTATGTCACCCAGGGACAAGAAGAGATCGCTGGTAGTGGCACTTCCTACTTGAATCGAACCGAAGCGTCAAACGTTGAAAAAATAGCAACGCGTTTCCTGCGTTGCGGCGTGAAACCCGAGCAGATCGGTGTTATAACTCCTTACGAGGGGCAGAGAGCTTATTTGGTACAATACATGCAATATCAGGGATCGTTGCACTCAAAGCTCTACCAAGAGATCGAGGTTGCCAGCGTGGATGCGTTCCAAGGTCGAGAAAAGGACATAATAATCATGTCTTGCGTCAGATCGAACGAACACCAAGGCATTGGGTTCTTGAACGATCCAAGACGTTTGAACGTTGCCTTGACACGGGCCAAGTATGGAATAATAATCGTAGGAAACCCGAAAGTGTTATCCAAGCAACCGCTCTGGAATCATCTATTGAGTTTCTACAAGGAACAGAAGGTTCTCGTGGAGGGACCATTGAACAATCTGAAGGAGTCCATGATCCAGTTCGCCAAGCCAAAGAAACTAGTTAACGCTGCCAATCCGGGCTCACATTTCATGTCCACGTCCATGTACGACGCCAGAGAAGCTCTGATCCCAGGATCGGTGTACGACAGGTCAGGCACGCAGGTGAACGGAACGCAGAATCACAATCCGTACTATCAGAGGAACGTGCCGCTTGACATATTCAGCAGGACTCACGATACCATCAGTTACATCAGCCCAGAGAGGGCACAAGCTGCTATGAACAACGTGCCGGTTCCGGTAGGCATGTTTATGAACATGGCACACGTGCCACCACGCTTCTACAATCAACACCAGCAAGCACTACAAGCCAGACAGAACCAACGGAACCGTCGAGGAACCACGTTGTCCAAGAATAAGCAGGGACCGCGCATGGGTAAACTGAGTCAGACGGAGCAGAATACCCAACCTTATAGTCAGCCTGGTTTGCCGTTAACCCAGGGTACGACTCAAGGCATGTCTCAACCGGGCTTCAGCCTTTCTCAACCTGGATTGAGCCAGGCAGAACTTTCACAGGACTCGTTCGCGGTTGGAGAATTTCAGTCACAGATGGATGGCTTGCTGTCGCAGGACTCGACTTACCAAGGTGACCGAAGTGGTTTTTATCAGTCCGGGCACTCGCAAGCCGGGGGACAGTTCTCCCAGCCATACTGA
- the Upf1 gene encoding upf1 RNA helicase isoform X1 yields MSVDAYGPSSQTLTFLDPEEADLIGADTQGSEFDFTDFTLPSPSQTQASQHDVVQSQSSQPVQVGFLVNGTSGGSSLDLKISGAAQSLAELQFEEEEEEAYYNRDLPDHACKYCGIHEASCVVMCNVCRKWFCNGRGNTSGSHIINHLVRAKHKEVTLHRDGPLGETVLECYSCAVRNVFVLGFIPAKADSVVVLLCRQPCAAQSSLKDMNWDQEQWKPLIEDRSFLAWLVKIPSEQEQLRARQISAQQINKLEELWRDNVDATFQDLEKPGVDEEPQQVLLRYEDGYQYQNIFGPLVKLEADYDKRLKESQTQENIEVRWDVGLNKKTIAYFMLAKTDGDMKLMHGDELRLRYLGELHKPWSGIGHVIKIPDNYGEEVGIELKNNSGAPTECISNFVVDFIWKSTSFDRMQLALRKFAVDDTSVSAYIYHRLLGHEVEEVLFRCHLPKHFSAPNLPDLNRSQVYAVKHAVQRPLSLIQGPPGTGKTVTSATIVYQLVKQNGGPVLVCAPSNTAVDQLTEKIHKSNLKVVRLCAKSREAIDSPVSFLALHNQIKNMETNTELQKLQQLKDETGELSSVDEKRYRLLKKAAEKELLEAADVICCTCVGAGDPRLHRLKFHSILIDESMQATEPECMVPVVLGAKQLILVGDHCQLGPVVMCKKAARAGLSQSLFERLVVLGIRPFRLEVQYRMHPDLSRFPSNFFYEGSLQNGVCADERKLLKIDFPWPAPDKPMFFYVTQGQEEIAGSGTSYLNRTEASNVEKIATRFLRCGVKPEQIGVITPYEGQRAYLVQYMQYQGSLHSKLYQEIEVASVDAFQGREKDIIIMSCVRSNEHQGIGFLNDPRRLNVALTRAKYGIIIVGNPKVLSKQPLWNHLLSFYKEQKVLVEGPLNNLKESMIQFAKPKKLVNAANPGSHFMSTSMYDAREALIPGSVYDRSGTQVNGTQNHNPYYQRNVPLDIFSRTHDTISYISPERAQAAMNNVPVPVGMFMNMAHVPPRFYNQHQQALQARQNQRNRRGTTLSKNKQGPRMGKLSQTEQNTQPYSQPGLPLTQGTTQGMSQPGFSLSQPGLSQAELSQDSFAVGEFQSQMDGLLSQDSTYQGDRSGFYQSGHSQAGGQFSQPY; encoded by the exons ATGAGCGTCGACGCGTACGGACCAAGCAGTCAAACCCTCACGTTCCTCGATCCGGAGGAAGCGGATCTAATCGGAGCGGACACGCAGGGCAGCGAATTTGATTTCACCGATTTTACCCTACCATCGCCGAGTCAGACGCAAGCTTCACAGCACGATGTTGTTCAAAGTCAATCCAGCCAGCCTGTACAGGTTGGTTTTCTG gTTAATGGAACGAGCGGCGGATCttccttggacttgaagatttCTGGAGCTGCGCAAAGCCTTGCTGAATTACAGttcgaagaggaggaggaggaagcaTATTATAATCGTGATTTACCAGACCATGCTTGTAAATACTGTGGAATTCATGAAGCATCTTGCGTTGTTATGTGCAATGTCTGCCGCAAATGGTTTTGTAATGGACGTGGTAATACATCCGGATCTCATATCATCAATCATCTTGTCAGAGCAAAGCATAAGGAAGTTACTCTGCACAG GGATGGCCCCCTGGGAGAAACAGTTCTGGAATGCTACTCTTGCGCTGTTAGAAATGTTTTTGTTCTTGGGTTTATCCCGGCAAAGGCAGACTCTGTTGTCGTCCTTCTGTGTAGGCAACCATGTGCGGCTCAAAGTTCCTTGAAAGATATGAATTG GGATCAGGAACAGTGGAAGCCTTTGATCGAAGATCGTAGTTTTTTGGCATGGCTGGTTAAGATTCCATCCGAACAAGAACAACTTCGTGCCCGACAAATTTCTGCACAGCAGATCAACAAATTGGAAGAATTATGGCGCGATAACGTAGACGCGACTTTCCAAGATCTAGAGAAACCTGGTGTGGATGAGGAACCGCAACAAGTGCTCCTACGTTACGAGGATGGTTACCAATATCAAAATATATTCGGTCCCCTGGTGAAGCTAGAAGCAGATTATGATAAACGCTTGAAGGAATCTCAAACGCAGGAGAACATCGAAGTTCGATGGGATGTTGGTTTGAACAAAAAGACCATAGCATACTTTATGCTTGCCAAAACTGACGGTGACATGAAATTGATGCATGGAGATGAATTAAGACTTCGCTACTTGGGCGAACTGCACAAGCCATGGTCAGGTATTGGACATGTGATAAAAATTCCTGACAATTACGGTGAGGAAGTTGGTAtagaattgaaaaataattctGGAGCACCAACGGAATGCATCAGTAATTTTGTTGTCGACTTCATTTGGAAGAGTACCAGCTTCGACCG AATGCAATTAGCGTTACGGAAATTTGCCGTGGATGATACTTCCGTATCCGCTTACATCTATCACAGATTATTGGGACACGAGGTGGAGGAGGTTCTGTTTCGTTGTCATTTGCCTAAGCACTTCAGCGCCCCTAATTTACCTGACTTGAATCGGTCTCAGGTATATGCCGTAAAGCATGCAGTCCAGAGACCATTGTCTTTAATTCAAGGACCACCTGGCACTGGCAAAACTGTGACTAGCGCAACGATAGTTTACCAATTGGTGAAGCAGAATGGTGGACCTGTCTTAGTGTGTGCTCCTTCCAACACAGCCGTAGACCAACTGACAGAGAAAATACATAAGTCGAACTTAAAAGTAGTGCGACTTTGCGCGAAATCGAGAGAAGCAATCGATTCGCCCGTAAGCTTTCTTGCTTTGCACAATCAGATAAAGAACATGGAGACGAACACCGAGTTACAGAAGTTACAACAATTGAAGGACGAAACAGGAGAGCTATCCAGTGTCGATGAGAAACGTTACAGGCTGCTGAAGAAAGCAGCTGAGAAAGAATTGTTGGAAGCAGCCGATGTAATTTGTTGTACTTGTGTGGGAGCAGGTGATCCAAGGCTGCATAGATTGAAATTCCATTCGATCCTAATTGACGAGAGTATGCAGGCAACGGAGCCTGAGTGCATGGTGCCAGTCGTGCTcggagctaaacaattgatcCTTGTTGGTGACCATTGCCAATTAGGACCAGTAGTAATGTGCAAAAAGGCCGCCAGAGCGGGCCTGTCGCAATCCCTGTTCGAGAGACTGGTCGTTCTTGGAATTAGACCTTTCCGTTTGGAGGTGCAGTACCGTATGCACCCAGATCTGTCGCGTTTCCCATCGAACTTCTTCTATGAGGGTTCTCTACAGAACGGTGTATGCGCCGATGAAAGAAAGTTGCTGAAGATCGACTTCCCCTGGCCTGCGCCAGACAAACCTATGTTCTTCTATGTCACCCAGGGACAAGAAGAGATCGCTGGTAGTGGCACTTCCTACTTGAATCGAACCGAAGCGTCAAACGTTGAAAAAATAGCAACGCGTTTCCTGCGTTGCGGCGTGAAACCCGAGCAGATCGGTGTTATAACTCCTTACGAGGGGCAGAGAGCTTATTTGGTACAATACATGCAATATCAGGGATCGTTGCACTCAAAGCTCTACCAAGAGATCGAGGTTGCCAGCGTGGATGCGTTCCAAGGTCGAGAAAAGGACATAATAATCATGTCTTGCGTCAGATCGAACGAACACCAAGGCATTGGGTTCTTGAACGATCCAAGACGTTTGAACGTTGCCTTGACACGGGCCAAGTATGGAATAATAATCGTAGGAAACCCGAAAGTGTTATCCAAGCAACCGCTCTGGAATCATCTATTGAGTTTCTACAAGGAACAGAAGGTTCTCGTGGAGGGACCATTGAACAATCTGAAGGAGTCCATGATCCAGTTCGCCAAGCCAAAGAAACTAGTTAACGCTGCCAATCCGGGCTCACATTTCATGTCCACGTCCATGTACGACGCCAGAGAAGCTCTGATCCCAGGATCGGTGTACGACAGGTCAGGCACGCAGGTGAACGGAACGCAGAATCACAATCCGTACTATCAGAGGAACGTGCCGCTTGACATATTCAGCAGGACTCACGATACCATCAGTTACATCAGCCCAGAGAGGGCACAAGCTGCTATGAACAACGTGCCGGTTCCGGTAGGCATGTTTATGAACATGGCACACGTGCCACCACGCTTCTACAATCAACACCAGCAAGCACTACAAGCCAGACAGAACCAACGGAACCGTCGAGGAACCACGTTGTCCAAGAATAAGCAGGGACCGCGCATGGGTAAACTGAGTCAGACGGAGCAGAATACCCAACCTTATAGTCAGCCTGGTTTGCCGTTAACCCAGGGTACGACTCAAGGCATGTCTCAACCGGGCTTCAGCCTTTCTCAACCTGGATTGAGCCAGGCAGAACTTTCACAGGACTCGTTCGCGGTTGGAGAATTTCAGTCACAGATGGATGGCTTGCTGTCGCAGGACTCGACTTACCAAGGTGACCGAAGTGGTTTTTATCAGTCCGGGCACTCGCAAGCCGGGGGACAGTTCTCCCAGCCATACTGA
- the LOC117230003 gene encoding poly(A) RNA polymerase gld-2 homolog A isoform X1, translating to MYHTMYPPQIMVQIMGGQQANGQCPPVQTHAMHIHGTNMFHQAEYAKYRPDACAQNRHQLVQTGSYPLELLQLMGVEIPSLRRIEYVQSNTGTPLGNWQRRVNASNNSPIIPSPHVAFRPTNNGLVKKSNWYSKPGKRTPFRETFGSNEKYGSDSGFSSRSPTPNKHQIDNSLTESSDERDSVVSSVDQNMKKPQKPHLNNAINNRVMQYSVNSNASTHQFYQNQRHVNVYPTAMSTSRSQVQNYQNKRRYHSGRNSPPPQRLQRSKKYIGLISPNYNTIPRYGIAPDRFLARSHLVEVTHTPDDLLNGSIWDNLSKDIWSKFMLNQQTETVYRNKMMLWRYLYIYIKTAFPKYGLFLVGSTMNGFGSDNSDVDMCLLVRHTEMDQRIEAIGHLEQILKCLKRCVFIEQLELIQAKVPILKFHDSIQNLEVDLNCNNSVGIRNTHLLYCYSRIDWRVRPLVLVVKLWAQSQDINDAKNMTISSYSLVLMVIHFLQCGVSPSVLPCLHTLYEGKFTPHTDIHCIDMQEEIDIPSTVLRPKNRQSLGELLVEFFRYYVTFDFNQYAISVRLANKILIEECRRARSYKNDPHQWKYLCIEEPFDLTNTARSVYDPDVFARIKRIFDRTYQNLKEHHDLARIFVKMDTATSYIVT from the exons ATGTATCACACTATGTATCCGCCACAAATAATGGTGCAGATAATGGGTGGCCAACAGGCAAATGGACAATGTCCACCAGTTCAAACACATGCAATGCATATTCATGGTACAAATATGTTTCATCAAGCTGAGTACGCAAAGTATCGGCCAGATGCTTGTGCACAAAATAGACATCAGTTGGTGcag ACAGGATCTTACCCATTGGAATTATTGCAACTGATGGGTGTTGAAATACCTTCTTTGCGACGCATAGAATATGTGCAATCGAATACTGGCACACCTTTGGGAAACTGGCAGAGACGTGTGAACGCTTCGAACAATTCACCTATTATACCGTCTCCTCATGTCGCTTTTAGACCAACTAACAACGGTTTGGTAAAGAAATCAAATTGGTATAGTAAACCTGGTAAAAGAACTCCGTTCAGAGAAACGTTCGGGAGCAACGAAAAATATGGTAGCGATAGTGGCTTTAGTTCACGTTCACCTACGCCAAACAAACATCAAATCGACAATAGTCTAACAGAAAGCTCAGATGAACGAGATTCTGTAGTTTCTTCTGTTGATCAGAACATGAA GAAACCACAGAAACCTCATTTGAATAATGCTATAAATAATAGAGTAATGCAGTACAGCGTTAATTCAAATGCTTCTACTCatcaattttatcaaaatcAAAGACACGTTAATGTTTATCCTACTGCAATGTCAACGTCTAGGTCGCAAGTGCagaattatcaaaataaaaggAGATATCACTCAG GGAGGAACAGTCCACCTCCTCAAAGACTACAACGGAGCAAAAAGTATATAGGATTAATATCGCCAAATTATAATACAATTCCTAGATATGGTATTGCTCCAGATCGATTCCTTGCTAGATCACATTTGGTCGAAGTAACTCACACGCCCGACGACCTGCTTAATGGATCCATTTGGGATAATCTCTCCAAAGATATTTGGTCAAAGTTTATGTTGAATCAGCAAACTGAAACTGTTTACAGAAACAAAATGATGCTATGGAGATAcctctatatttatattaaa ACTGCATTTCCAAAATATGGTTTATTTTTGGTTGGATCTACGATGAATGGATTTGGATCAGATAATAGCGATGTTGACATGTGCCTTTTAGTGAGGCATACAGAGATGGATCAAAGAATTGAAGCTATTGGGCACTTGGAGCAAATATTGAAATGTTTAAAGAGATGCG TTTTTATAGAACAATTGGAACTTATACAAGCAAAGGTACCAATCCTGAAGTTCCACGATTCGATACAAAATTTAGAAGTGGATCTAAACTGTAACAACTCGGTCGGCATTCGTAACACTCACTTGCTCTACTGTTACTCTCGAA TTGACTGGAGAGTGAGACCACTGGTTCTCGTCGTCAAACTTTGGGCTCAGTCTCAAGATATTAATGATGCAAAGAACATGACCATATCAAGTTATTCCTTGGTTCTTATGGTTATACATTTTCTACAGT GCGGTGTTAGTCCTTCAGTGTTACCTTGCTTGCACACCCTTTATGAAGGTAAATTTACGCCACACACAGATATCCATTGCATCGATATGCAAGAAGAAATAGACATTCCAAGTACCGTCCTACGGCCTAAGAATCGACAGTCGTTAGGGGAACTTCTAGTTGAATTTTTTCGATATTACGTTACATTCGA CTTCAATCAGTACGCGATATCAGTACGGTTGGCTAACAAGATTCTCATAGAGGAATGTCGAAGAGCAAGGTCCTACAAAAATGATCCACACCAATGGAAGTATTTGTGCATCGAAG AGCCATTTGATCTAACCAACACTGCAAGATCAGTGTACGACCCTGACGTGTTTGCAAGGATTAAACGTATCTTTGACCGCACGTACCAAAACTTGAAGGAGCACCACGACCTGGCCAGGATATTTGTTAAGATGGATACTGCTACTTCCTATATTGTCACGTAA
- the LOC117230003 gene encoding poly(A) RNA polymerase gld-2 homolog A isoform X2: MGVEIPSLRRIEYVQSNTGTPLGNWQRRVNASNNSPIIPSPHVAFRPTNNGLVKKSNWYSKPGKRTPFRETFGSNEKYGSDSGFSSRSPTPNKHQIDNSLTESSDERDSVVSSVDQNMKKPQKPHLNNAINNRVMQYSVNSNASTHQFYQNQRHVNVYPTAMSTSRSQVQNYQNKRRYHSGRNSPPPQRLQRSKKYIGLISPNYNTIPRYGIAPDRFLARSHLVEVTHTPDDLLNGSIWDNLSKDIWSKFMLNQQTETVYRNKMMLWRYLYIYIKTAFPKYGLFLVGSTMNGFGSDNSDVDMCLLVRHTEMDQRIEAIGHLEQILKCLKRCVFIEQLELIQAKVPILKFHDSIQNLEVDLNCNNSVGIRNTHLLYCYSRIDWRVRPLVLVVKLWAQSQDINDAKNMTISSYSLVLMVIHFLQCGVSPSVLPCLHTLYEGKFTPHTDIHCIDMQEEIDIPSTVLRPKNRQSLGELLVEFFRYYVTFDFNQYAISVRLANKILIEECRRARSYKNDPHQWKYLCIEEPFDLTNTARSVYDPDVFARIKRIFDRTYQNLKEHHDLARIFVKMDTATSYIVT; this comes from the exons ATGGGTGTTGAAATACCTTCTTTGCGACGCATAGAATATGTGCAATCGAATACTGGCACACCTTTGGGAAACTGGCAGAGACGTGTGAACGCTTCGAACAATTCACCTATTATACCGTCTCCTCATGTCGCTTTTAGACCAACTAACAACGGTTTGGTAAAGAAATCAAATTGGTATAGTAAACCTGGTAAAAGAACTCCGTTCAGAGAAACGTTCGGGAGCAACGAAAAATATGGTAGCGATAGTGGCTTTAGTTCACGTTCACCTACGCCAAACAAACATCAAATCGACAATAGTCTAACAGAAAGCTCAGATGAACGAGATTCTGTAGTTTCTTCTGTTGATCAGAACATGAA GAAACCACAGAAACCTCATTTGAATAATGCTATAAATAATAGAGTAATGCAGTACAGCGTTAATTCAAATGCTTCTACTCatcaattttatcaaaatcAAAGACACGTTAATGTTTATCCTACTGCAATGTCAACGTCTAGGTCGCAAGTGCagaattatcaaaataaaaggAGATATCACTCAG GGAGGAACAGTCCACCTCCTCAAAGACTACAACGGAGCAAAAAGTATATAGGATTAATATCGCCAAATTATAATACAATTCCTAGATATGGTATTGCTCCAGATCGATTCCTTGCTAGATCACATTTGGTCGAAGTAACTCACACGCCCGACGACCTGCTTAATGGATCCATTTGGGATAATCTCTCCAAAGATATTTGGTCAAAGTTTATGTTGAATCAGCAAACTGAAACTGTTTACAGAAACAAAATGATGCTATGGAGATAcctctatatttatattaaa ACTGCATTTCCAAAATATGGTTTATTTTTGGTTGGATCTACGATGAATGGATTTGGATCAGATAATAGCGATGTTGACATGTGCCTTTTAGTGAGGCATACAGAGATGGATCAAAGAATTGAAGCTATTGGGCACTTGGAGCAAATATTGAAATGTTTAAAGAGATGCG TTTTTATAGAACAATTGGAACTTATACAAGCAAAGGTACCAATCCTGAAGTTCCACGATTCGATACAAAATTTAGAAGTGGATCTAAACTGTAACAACTCGGTCGGCATTCGTAACACTCACTTGCTCTACTGTTACTCTCGAA TTGACTGGAGAGTGAGACCACTGGTTCTCGTCGTCAAACTTTGGGCTCAGTCTCAAGATATTAATGATGCAAAGAACATGACCATATCAAGTTATTCCTTGGTTCTTATGGTTATACATTTTCTACAGT GCGGTGTTAGTCCTTCAGTGTTACCTTGCTTGCACACCCTTTATGAAGGTAAATTTACGCCACACACAGATATCCATTGCATCGATATGCAAGAAGAAATAGACATTCCAAGTACCGTCCTACGGCCTAAGAATCGACAGTCGTTAGGGGAACTTCTAGTTGAATTTTTTCGATATTACGTTACATTCGA CTTCAATCAGTACGCGATATCAGTACGGTTGGCTAACAAGATTCTCATAGAGGAATGTCGAAGAGCAAGGTCCTACAAAAATGATCCACACCAATGGAAGTATTTGTGCATCGAAG AGCCATTTGATCTAACCAACACTGCAAGATCAGTGTACGACCCTGACGTGTTTGCAAGGATTAAACGTATCTTTGACCGCACGTACCAAAACTTGAAGGAGCACCACGACCTGGCCAGGATATTTGTTAAGATGGATACTGCTACTTCCTATATTGTCACGTAA